Proteins from a single region of Chitinophagales bacterium:
- a CDS encoding response regulator transcription factor, protein MKEYKHRILLAEDDPNLGTLLKDSLELEDNYVELFTDGEKAWKGFNKDYFDICVLDVMMPEKDGFTLGKEIKRVAPKMPIIFLTAKSMKEDKLEGFKLGADDYITKPFSFEELQLRIDAIMRRVESAILPSQGQSEFIIGKYKYIDDERSLSMGKETNKLTTKEAELLKLLAHNQNKVVDRDVALKSIWGTDNYFTGRSMDVYITKLRKYLKDDENIEIVNIHGKGFKLIVKNQ, encoded by the coding sequence ATGAAAGAATATAAACATAGAATACTATTAGCAGAAGATGATCCAAACTTAGGAACACTTTTAAAAGATTCTTTAGAACTAGAAGATAATTATGTAGAACTTTTTACGGATGGCGAAAAAGCTTGGAAAGGTTTTAATAAAGATTATTTTGATATTTGCGTTTTAGATGTAATGATGCCCGAAAAAGACGGATTTACCTTGGGCAAAGAAATAAAAAGAGTAGCACCTAAAATGCCTATCATTTTTCTTACGGCAAAATCAATGAAAGAAGACAAACTTGAAGGTTTTAAATTAGGAGCAGACGACTATATAACTAAACCATTTAGTTTTGAAGAGCTACAACTCCGTATAGATGCTATAATGAGAAGAGTAGAAAGTGCTATTTTGCCATCGCAGGGGCAAAGTGAGTTTATAATAGGGAAATATAAGTATATAGACGATGAACGCTCTTTAAGCATGGGAAAAGAGACCAATAAACTTACCACTAAAGAAGCAGAATTATTAAAACTATTGGCTCACAACCAAAATAAAGTAGTAGATAGAGATGTAGCCTTAAAATCAATATGGGGAACAGACAACTATTTTACGGGAAGAAGTATGGACGTGTATATAACCAAACTCAGAAAATACTTAAAAGATGATGAAAACATTGAAATAGTTAATATTCATGGAAAAGGTTTTAAGCTAATAGTAAAAAACCAATAG
- a CDS encoding HAMP domain-containing histidine kinase, whose amino-acid sequence MIIAILSIALLGLIYIQSIYVKRGLFIQNQIFDQYVNEALVRTALKLEEAQAYNIINNTYIPDFYNTSQAINGDTDMSIEYVNGEINLDVQKDEANYRFTGTTMQEIDSLVKASDLDKDIQTELNEGLLEEYKKLLENMTMQFLYGNKNNLALDSQLISNTLNFEFTRLGINTPFNFALIDGYTFHKIISTFTRINASTQKNSYKTPIHTNNFTGEHAILMVDFPKKKSYILKSNSTLLSFSFFFVALIAVSFGASIYIIYRQKKLSELKTDFINNMTHELKTPVATISLATEMLKKEKVRQDPEKLLNYNNIISTENKRLGSHIEKVLQIAELDRNSVKLNLETADFHELINETINKFKLRLEDAKAEISVSLNATKSKVSVDKNHMSNVLSNLVDNAIKYRNVERPLKINIETKNENNKLIFIITDNGIGMNASDAKKIFTKFYRVPTGNIHNVKGFGLGLSYVKTIIDELKGEVQVKSELNKYTKFTLTLPTTK is encoded by the coding sequence ATGATAATAGCCATACTGAGCATTGCTCTTTTGGGTTTAATTTATATACAGTCTATATATGTTAAAAGAGGTTTATTTATACAAAATCAAATTTTTGACCAATATGTAAACGAAGCTTTAGTTAGAACCGCCCTAAAACTTGAAGAAGCTCAAGCATATAACATCATTAACAATACATACATTCCTGATTTTTACAACACTTCTCAAGCCATAAATGGCGATACAGATATGAGCATTGAATATGTAAATGGAGAAATAAATTTAGATGTTCAAAAAGATGAAGCCAATTATAGATTTACAGGAACAACTATGCAAGAAATTGATAGTCTTGTTAAAGCGTCTGACTTAGATAAAGATATACAAACCGAACTAAACGAAGGACTATTAGAAGAATACAAAAAACTGTTAGAAAATATGACTATGCAGTTTTTGTATGGCAATAAAAATAATTTAGCTCTTGATTCTCAACTAATTTCTAACACGCTAAATTTTGAATTTACCCGCTTAGGAATTAATACGCCTTTCAATTTTGCATTAATTGATGGTTATACTTTTCATAAAATAATAAGCACTTTTACAAGAATTAATGCTTCTACTCAAAAAAATTCTTACAAAACGCCTATACATACTAATAATTTTACGGGCGAACACGCCATACTTATGGTAGATTTTCCTAAAAAGAAATCTTACATACTTAAAAGCAATAGCACTTTACTTTCTTTTTCTTTCTTTTTTGTTGCACTTATAGCTGTTTCCTTTGGTGCCAGTATTTATATTATTTACCGTCAGAAAAAACTATCGGAACTTAAAACCGATTTTATAAATAATATGACGCATGAGCTTAAAACGCCTGTGGCTACAATATCTTTAGCTACAGAAATGCTAAAAAAAGAAAAAGTAAGACAAGACCCTGAAAAACTATTGAATTATAACAATATTATAAGTACAGAAAACAAGCGGTTGGGTTCGCATATAGAAAAAGTACTACAAATAGCAGAATTAGATAGAAACAGTGTAAAACTTAATTTAGAAACAGCAGATTTTCATGAGCTTATTAATGAAACTATCAATAAATTTAAACTACGGCTTGAAGATGCTAAAGCCGAAATAAGCGTTTCACTTAACGCCACAAAAAGCAAAGTATCAGTAGATAAAAACCACATGAGCAATGTACTTTCTAATTTGGTTGATAATGCCATAAAATACAGAAACGTAGAAAGACCACTAAAGATAAATATTGAAACTAAAAATGAAAATAATAAGTTAATATTTATAATAACAGATAATGGTATAGGAATGAATGCCTCTGATGCAAAAAAGATATTTACTAAATTTTATAGAGTGCCTACTGGCAATATACACAATGTAAAAGGCTTTGGATTAGGCTTAAGTTATGTTAAAACTATAATAGATGAGCTTAAAGGAGAGGTACAAGTTAAATCAGAATTAAATAAATACACTAAATTTACGTTAACATTACCAACAACAAAATAA
- a CDS encoding DNA adenine methylase has protein sequence MIGKPFVKWAGGKTQLIKKISESFPKGIKKSTYTYIEPFVGGGAVLFHILNNYPNIEKIVINDINSDLINTYKTIKNNVEELIEVLQKWEIEFHGLLNDDGTKKKYYYEKRNLFNSRQSDKTTQAALFIFLNKTCFNGLFRVNRKNEFNVPIGGYKRPMICDRDNLLAVNSLLQKVIVLNDDFEKTLKEAQVNTIFYLDPPYKPLNQTSSFNSYSKDEFNDDEQIRLAKFCEKIDKLGHKWILSNSDVKGKNPNDDFFDDLYKKYNIDRVLAKRSINANPEKRGELTELLITNQPKEYVKII, from the coding sequence ATGATAGGCAAACCTTTTGTTAAATGGGCTGGAGGTAAAACTCAATTAATTAAAAAAATAAGCGAATCTTTTCCTAAAGGAATAAAAAAATCAACATATACTTATATAGAACCTTTTGTGGGAGGAGGAGCAGTATTATTTCACATTTTAAATAATTATCCAAACATTGAAAAAATTGTAATTAACGATATAAATTCAGATTTAATTAACACATACAAAACGATTAAAAATAATGTTGAAGAATTAATTGAAGTGCTACAAAAATGGGAAATAGAATTTCATGGTTTATTAAACGATGATGGTACTAAGAAAAAATATTATTATGAAAAACGTAATTTGTTTAACTCTCGTCAATCTGATAAAACAACCCAAGCGGCATTATTTATTTTTTTAAATAAAACCTGTTTCAATGGATTGTTTCGGGTAAATCGGAAAAACGAATTTAATGTGCCTATAGGTGGCTACAAAAGACCTATGATCTGCGATAGAGATAATTTATTAGCTGTAAATTCTCTGCTTCAAAAAGTCATAGTTTTAAATGATGATTTTGAAAAAACATTAAAAGAAGCTCAAGTAAATACAATTTTCTACTTAGACCCACCTTATAAACCTTTAAATCAAACTTCAAGCTTTAATTCATATTCAAAAGATGAGTTTAATGATGACGAACAAATTCGTCTTGCCAAATTTTGTGAAAAAATAGATAAATTAGGTCATAAATGGATTTTAAGTAATTCTGACGTAAAAGGTAAAAATCCGAATGACGATTTTTTTGATGATTTATACAAAAAGTATAACATAGATAGAGTCTTAGCCAAAAGAAGTATTAATGCAAATCCCGAAAAACGTGGAGAATTAACAGAATTACTTATTACCAATCAACCAAAAGAATATGTCAAAATCATTTGA